ACACTCAGAGAGTTCTTCCCTAAAGTCAACCTCTCCTTCAGTTTTCAGGAGTTCTATCCAGACTTTAAGGAAAACTGGAATCAGAACTACAGCTATGGAGTTTCTATCAACTCTGAAGTCTTGAACTTAAAAAGGAGCGTGGAGCTCTCTATAGACTCAAAAGAGATAGAGGAACTCAAGGAAGCCTTAAAGGAAATTTTCCTAACGGTTTACTACGAAGCACTGAAGAAGCTCTACCAACTTAAGTTCTACGACGAACAGATAAAAATCAGGAGAACAATCCTTAAAAACTCTAAGGAGATTCTCTCTGTCGCAAGGGAGAAGTACAAACAGGGACTTGTAATGGTTACCGACGTTTTAAAGGCAGAGTCTGAAGTTGAAAGTGCAGAGAGCTCCCTGATTGAGGCTGAAAACGACTACAGAAAGAAGTTTTCAGAACTAAATGCCCTCTTAGATTTTTCCTTAAAAAAGGTAGAAAAACCCGACTTTGAGTTCTCAGATGAGCCGATAGATAAAACGTTAAAAGAGCTCCTCAAAACAGCCTTTAAACTGAGGCCTGAGATAAAAAAGGCTGAGGAGAAGGTTAGAATTGAAAGGGAAAGAGTAAAACTTGTGGAGAGAACCCTTTCTCCTACCCTCTCTATTTCACTGTCTGCAGAGCGCTCCGGAACTGAATTTCCTGGAGATAAGTCCTACTCTGCAGGAATTACACTCTCCTACCCAATATTTGACAGTGGAGAGACAAAGTACAGAGCTCTCTCTCAGAAGTCCTCACTGATTCAGTCGGAGTTAAATCTCAGAAAGGTTAAAAACTCTGTAAAGTTAGAGGTCATAAATGCCCTAAGTGACGTTGAATCTGCCTACAAAAAGCTAACTTCTGCTAGGAGCTCCCTCAAATACTCACAAAAGGCTTACGATAGAGCTCTAAACGAGTACAAGTTAGGTGTTTCAGACATTGTTCTTCTCCTGCAGACACTCAACTCTTTGAAAGAGGCAGAGGAGAGTTACGTGAGAGCCCTTTACGAGTACAACCTATCAATAGTTTCCCTCAAAAAGGCAACAGGAGAGCTCGTCGGAGGTAAAAATTGAAAAGGTTACTTGCCCTTTTATTAGCACTTTTAGTTGGAATAGGAGTTTTTCTCAAGTTAAAAACCAAAAAGGTTACCCTCGTTCCAACAAAGGTCGTTGAAGTAAAGAGGGGAGAGGTAAAGAGAGTAATTGATGCGACCGGTATAGTGAAGCCTCAGGTAGGAGCAGAGATAAAGGTCGGAGCAAGGATTTCTGGAACGGTCGTTGAGGAGAACGTTAAGG
Above is a genomic segment from Balnearium lithotrophicum containing:
- a CDS encoding TolC family protein, which encodes MRRLVTFLSIMLFCTSESLGSGLNPENLKKLVEKNSLDLKISREQVKQQEFQRRATLREFFPKVNLSFSFQEFYPDFKENWNQNYSYGVSINSEVLNLKRSVELSIDSKEIEELKEALKEIFLTVYYEALKKLYQLKFYDEQIKIRRTILKNSKEILSVAREKYKQGLVMVTDVLKAESEVESAESSLIEAENDYRKKFSELNALLDFSLKKVEKPDFEFSDEPIDKTLKELLKTAFKLRPEIKKAEEKVRIERERVKLVERTLSPTLSISLSAERSGTEFPGDKSYSAGITLSYPIFDSGETKYRALSQKSSLIQSELNLRKVKNSVKLEVINALSDVESAYKKLTSARSSLKYSQKAYDRALNEYKLGVSDIVLLLQTLNSLKEAEESYVRALYEYNLSIVSLKKATGELVGGKN